From the Micromonospora sediminicola genome, one window contains:
- a CDS encoding glycoside hydrolase family 3 C-terminal domain-containing protein, protein MTDPVAPRPDDLLARLTLPEKLGLLHQWQAPVPRLGLPAFRTGTEALHGVAWLGEATVFPQAIGLASSWNPDLIRAVGAAVGDEVRAKHQADPGRVGLNVWAPVVNPLRDPRWGRNEEGWSEDPWLTGRLATAYARGLRGDHPTRLRTAPTLKHFLGYNNETDRAVTSSDLPPRVLHEYELPAFRAPLAAGAAVAVMASYNLVDGVPAHLSPLIDGELRGWADDEVLVVGDAGAVGNIAGVQAYLPDHVTGFAAALRAGIDSFTEDDDDPGPTVARFTEALARGLVTESDVDRAVRRILSVRTRLGDLDPPGHDPYAGVPADVVNCPAHQELAREAARQSVVLLRNDGLLPLAPDTRVAVLGPLADTVLTDWYSGTPPYAVSAYRGLLGRLPDVRTHCGADRITLRVGERAVRCVDGAPLTLGDGAPTEFDVVDWGQGVVALRVAHHGRYVGAQDSGTLVDDRPGPGGWVVRETFRLRHRPDGTALLHHLATGRHVGVDPDGRLRVDTGDPAGFTVDLVVDGAAEAAALAAAADVALVVLGNHPMVNGRETEDRADLALPSGQQDLLRAVRAANPRTVLVLTSSYPYAVGGAREHLPAVLWSAHGGQEHGNGLADVLLGAADPGGRLTQTWYADTAELPDLLDYDVIGADATYLYHRGEPLYPFGHGLSYAAFDYADLRLSTATAHAGEEVQVSVEVTNTGRHPGTEVVQLYTRQRRSRVKQPLRQLRDFARVTLDPGCAARVTLRLRTADLAWWDENRAATVVEDAVHSVLVGRSARDVRLVGALAVTGGDAAPVTTDGRSGAAR, encoded by the coding sequence ATGACCGATCCCGTCGCACCCCGTCCCGACGACCTGCTGGCCCGGCTCACCCTGCCGGAGAAGCTCGGCCTGCTGCACCAGTGGCAGGCGCCGGTCCCCCGGCTCGGCCTACCGGCGTTCCGCACCGGCACCGAGGCGCTGCACGGGGTGGCCTGGCTCGGCGAGGCCACCGTCTTCCCGCAGGCGATCGGGCTGGCGAGCAGCTGGAACCCGGACCTGATCCGGGCGGTCGGCGCCGCCGTCGGCGACGAGGTCCGGGCCAAACACCAGGCGGACCCGGGTCGGGTCGGGCTCAACGTGTGGGCGCCGGTGGTCAACCCGCTGCGCGACCCCCGGTGGGGCCGCAACGAGGAGGGCTGGTCCGAGGACCCGTGGCTGACCGGCCGCCTGGCCACCGCCTACGCCCGCGGGCTGCGCGGCGACCACCCCACCCGACTGCGGACCGCGCCGACACTCAAGCACTTCCTCGGCTACAACAACGAGACCGACCGGGCGGTCACCTCCAGCGACCTGCCGCCGCGCGTGCTGCACGAGTACGAGCTGCCGGCGTTCCGCGCCCCGCTGGCCGCCGGGGCGGCGGTGGCCGTGATGGCGTCGTACAACCTGGTCGACGGCGTGCCGGCGCACCTGAGCCCGCTCATCGACGGGGAGTTGCGCGGCTGGGCCGACGACGAGGTGCTGGTGGTCGGCGACGCGGGCGCGGTCGGCAACATCGCCGGCGTGCAGGCGTACCTGCCCGACCACGTCACCGGGTTCGCCGCCGCGCTGCGCGCCGGGATCGACAGCTTCACCGAGGACGACGACGACCCCGGCCCCACAGTGGCCCGGTTCACCGAGGCCCTGGCGCGCGGGCTCGTCACCGAGTCCGACGTGGACCGCGCGGTCCGGCGGATCCTGTCGGTGCGCACGCGCCTGGGTGACCTGGACCCGCCCGGCCACGACCCGTACGCCGGGGTGCCGGCCGACGTGGTGAACTGCCCCGCGCACCAGGAACTCGCCCGGGAGGCCGCCCGCCAGTCGGTCGTGCTGCTGCGCAACGACGGTCTGCTGCCGCTGGCACCGGACACCCGGGTCGCGGTGCTCGGCCCACTCGCCGACACCGTGCTCACCGACTGGTACAGCGGCACGCCGCCGTACGCGGTGAGCGCGTACCGGGGGCTGCTCGGCCGACTGCCCGACGTGCGCACCCACTGCGGCGCGGACCGGATCACGTTACGCGTCGGCGAACGGGCCGTGCGGTGCGTCGACGGCGCACCGCTGACCCTCGGCGACGGCGCACCGACGGAGTTCGACGTGGTCGACTGGGGGCAGGGCGTGGTGGCACTGCGCGTGGCCCACCACGGCCGGTACGTCGGCGCCCAGGACTCCGGCACGCTGGTCGACGACCGTCCAGGCCCGGGCGGCTGGGTGGTCCGGGAGACGTTCCGCCTGCGCCACCGGCCCGACGGCACCGCGCTGCTGCACCACCTGGCCACCGGCCGGCACGTCGGTGTCGACCCGGACGGCCGCCTGCGCGTCGACACCGGCGACCCGGCCGGGTTCACCGTCGACCTGGTCGTCGACGGGGCCGCCGAGGCCGCCGCGCTGGCCGCCGCCGCCGACGTGGCGCTGGTGGTGCTCGGCAACCATCCGATGGTCAACGGGCGGGAGACCGAGGACCGGGCCGACCTGGCGTTGCCGTCCGGCCAGCAGGACCTGCTGCGCGCCGTGCGGGCGGCGAACCCGCGTACCGTGCTGGTGCTGACCAGCAGCTACCCGTACGCGGTGGGCGGGGCGCGGGAACACCTGCCGGCGGTGCTGTGGAGCGCCCACGGTGGACAGGAACACGGCAACGGGCTGGCCGACGTGCTGCTCGGCGCCGCCGACCCGGGCGGCCGGCTCACCCAGACCTGGTACGCCGACACCGCCGAGCTGCCCGACCTGCTCGACTACGACGTCATCGGCGCCGACGCCACCTACCTCTACCACCGGGGCGAGCCGCTGTACCCGTTCGGGCACGGGCTCAGCTATGCCGCGTTCGACTACGCTGACCTCCGGCTGAGCACCGCCACGGCGCACGCCGGCGAGGAGGTGCAGGTGAGCGTCGAGGTCACCAACACGGGCCGCCACCCGGGCACCGAGGTGGTGCAGCTCTACACCCGGCAGCGTCGTTCCCGGGTCAAGCAGCCGCTGCGGCAGCTGCGCGACTTCGCCCGGGTCACCCTCGACCCGGGGTGCGCGGCCCGGGTGACGCTGCGGCTGCGTACCGCCGATCTGGCCTGGTGGGACGAGAACCGCGCCGCGACGGTGGTGGAGGACGCCGTCCACTCGGTGCTGGTCGGCCGGTCCGCCCGGGACGTGCGGCTGGTCGGCGCGCTCGCCGTCACCGGCGGCGACGCCGCGCCGGTGACCACCGACGGGCGGTCGGGGGCCGCCCGGTGA